From the genome of Scytonema hofmannii PCC 7110, one region includes:
- a CDS encoding UbiD family decarboxylase, with product MARDLRGFIKLLEEKGQLKRISAPVAPDLEIAEIANRMLQQGGPGLLFENVKGASFPVAVNLLGTVERICWAMNMQHPLELEELGKKLAMLQQPKPPKKIAQAVEFGKILFDVLKAKPGRDFFPACQQVVIQGDELDLNKLPLIRPYPGDAGKIITLGLVITRDCETGTPNVGVYRLQLQSKNTMTVHWLSVRGGARHLRKAAERGKKLEIAIALGVDPLIIMAAATPIPVDLSEWLFAGLYGGSGVQLAKCKTVNLEVPADSEFVLEGTITPGEVLPDGPFGDHMGYYGGVEDSPLIRFHCMTHRKEPVYLTTFSGRPPKEEAMMAIALNRIYTPILRQQVSEIVDFFLPMEALSYKAAIISIDKAYPGQARRAALAFWSALPQFTYTKFVIVVDKTINIRDPRQVLWAISSKVDPSRDVFILPNTPFDTLDFASEKIGLGGRMGIDATTKIPPETEHEWGDSLESDPEIAAMVDKRWAEYGLADLQLDEVDPNLFGYDINQ from the coding sequence ATGGCACGAGACTTGCGGGGATTCATCAAACTTTTGGAAGAAAAAGGTCAATTAAAGCGAATTTCAGCCCCAGTCGCTCCAGACTTGGAAATTGCCGAAATTGCTAATCGAATGCTGCAACAAGGGGGACCGGGGCTTCTGTTTGAAAACGTGAAAGGAGCATCCTTCCCTGTAGCAGTCAACTTGCTGGGAACAGTAGAACGGATATGCTGGGCAATGAATATGCAGCATCCTCTGGAATTGGAGGAACTGGGGAAGAAATTGGCAATGTTGCAACAACCAAAACCACCTAAAAAGATTGCTCAAGCGGTGGAGTTTGGTAAGATTCTGTTTGATGTCTTAAAAGCAAAACCAGGACGTGACTTTTTCCCTGCCTGTCAGCAGGTAGTCATTCAAGGGGATGAGTTAGATTTAAATAAGTTACCTTTGATACGGCCTTATCCCGGTGATGCAGGCAAGATTATTACTTTAGGACTTGTAATCACCAGAGATTGTGAAACGGGGACACCGAATGTAGGCGTGTACCGCTTGCAGCTACAATCTAAAAATACGATGACGGTTCACTGGTTGTCAGTGCGAGGTGGTGCAAGGCATTTACGCAAGGCAGCAGAACGTGGGAAGAAATTAGAAATCGCGATCGCATTAGGTGTAGACCCCCTGATTATTATGGCAGCTGCGACACCAATCCCAGTAGATTTATCAGAATGGTTATTTGCAGGGCTTTATGGTGGTTCTGGCGTACAGTTGGCAAAGTGTAAGACAGTGAATTTGGAAGTTCCAGCCGATTCGGAATTTGTTTTGGAAGGGACAATTACCCCAGGGGAAGTTCTACCAGATGGTCCCTTTGGGGATCACATGGGTTATTATGGGGGCGTGGAAGATTCACCACTGATTCGCTTCCATTGCATGACTCACCGCAAAGAGCCAGTTTACTTGACCACATTTAGCGGGCGTCCACCAAAAGAAGAAGCTATGATGGCGATCGCTCTCAATCGCATTTATACACCTATTTTGCGGCAGCAAGTCTCAGAGATTGTGGACTTCTTCCTACCCATGGAAGCTTTGAGTTACAAAGCAGCAATTATATCTATTGATAAGGCATATCCGGGACAAGCAAGACGCGCAGCTTTAGCATTTTGGAGTGCTTTACCACAGTTTACATATACCAAGTTTGTGATTGTGGTAGATAAGACGATCAACATTAGAGATCCGCGTCAAGTCCTATGGGCAATTAGTTCCAAAGTTGATCCCTCACGAGATGTTTTTATTTTGCCTAACACACCTTTTGACACGTTGGATTTTGCCAGTGAAAAAATTGGTTTGGGTGGAAGGATGGGAATTGATGCAACCACAAAAATCCCTCCAGAAACGGAACATGAGTGGGGTGATTCCTTGGAGTCAGATCCAGAAATAGCAGCAATGGTCGATAAGCGATGGGCTGAGTATGGTTTGGCGGATTTACAGCTAGACGAAGTCGATCCAAATTTATTCGGCTACGATATTAATCAGTGA
- the pstC gene encoding phosphate ABC transporter permease subunit PstC translates to MANSSEPTNNNQRNLIDESIDITATSGQSFLIDKGFTWLVYVFAALTVAVLFWMSWVVFQQAFPAIQKFGLGFLWSQEWDTGNLLFGALPYIYGTIVSSAIAMLLSIPVGLAVALVTSENFIPPSARTTIAFIVELIAAIPSVIIGLWGVYIFIPVLTPLQTWFSTTFAWIPLFNTPGPAGFNLLTAGIILAIMVLPTMAAITRDVLLVVPKELRSGSMALGSTRWETIFRVILPAGFSGIVGAAMLALGRALGETMAVTMVIGNSAQISASLLDPGYTIPSVLANEFAEAQDPLHLGALTYLGLILFAVTLSVNICALAVVQFVGSKNK, encoded by the coding sequence ATGGCTAATTCCTCAGAACCAACTAATAACAATCAACGAAACTTAATTGATGAAAGTATAGACATTACAGCGACTAGCGGTCAAAGTTTCTTAATTGATAAGGGATTCACCTGGCTAGTTTATGTATTTGCCGCCCTGACAGTTGCTGTACTATTTTGGATGAGTTGGGTAGTTTTTCAACAAGCTTTCCCTGCTATTCAAAAGTTTGGATTGGGGTTCTTGTGGAGTCAAGAATGGGATACGGGTAATTTACTTTTTGGTGCATTACCTTATATTTACGGAACCATCGTCAGCAGTGCGATCGCCATGTTATTATCTATACCTGTTGGTTTGGCGGTAGCTTTAGTCACCAGTGAAAACTTTATCCCTCCTTCAGCAAGAACAACTATAGCTTTTATTGTGGAACTAATTGCTGCTATTCCCAGTGTCATCATTGGTTTGTGGGGTGTATATATCTTTATTCCAGTCCTGACACCCCTACAAACCTGGTTTTCCACTACTTTCGCATGGATACCACTGTTTAACACACCAGGTCCAGCAGGATTCAATCTACTCACTGCGGGGATTATCCTGGCGATTATGGTTTTGCCCACAATGGCAGCCATTACTCGTGATGTCTTGCTTGTAGTCCCAAAAGAATTACGCAGTGGATCGATGGCTTTGGGTTCTACTCGTTGGGAAACTATATTTCGAGTGATACTACCGGCTGGATTTTCTGGAATTGTCGGTGCAGCCATGCTTGCTTTAGGGAGAGCATTGGGGGAAACAATGGCTGTGACGATGGTGATTGGGAACTCAGCTCAAATCAGTGCATCACTCCTGGATCCGGGCTACACGATCCCCTCCGTATTAGCTAACGAATTTGCTGAAGCGCAAGATCCTCTACACCTTGGTGCTTTAACATATTTGGGATTGATTTTATTTGCCGTGACTTTATCTGTCAATATTTGTGCTTTAGCAGTTGTACAGTTTGTTGGTAGCAAAAATAAGTAA
- a CDS encoding DUF7219 family protein has protein sequence MEQSNQEDKDGFFYPRGRYYGQVKPANLLFNANLQEFAQKVAIITSLETSGKLSPEEAYNQIKVLWKQLKRSKKELGIGNDQPNGSESLDGI, from the coding sequence ATGGAACAATCTAATCAAGAAGACAAAGATGGTTTTTTCTATCCTCGTGGTCGCTACTACGGTCAAGTTAAGCCGGCAAATCTATTGTTTAATGCCAATCTTCAAGAATTTGCTCAAAAAGTCGCCATTATTACTAGTTTAGAGACATCTGGGAAGCTTTCTCCTGAAGAAGCTTACAACCAAATTAAAGTCCTTTGGAAACAGTTAAAACGGAGTAAAAAGGAACTTGGTATTGGCAACGACCAACCAAATGGATCGGAATCGTTAGATGGCATTTAA
- a CDS encoding protein-tyrosine phosphatase family protein has product MYKFAAASVNEPIVFGSARPGYSDKLVNEWIVFMENQNIKRVCCLLPETQLTRYSNLLEVYQQTFGINQVCWTPIEDFHFVNPEILIYQILPFLAVANQSHEKVVVHCSGGVGRTGHILAAWLVAGRGLSNKAAIAAVKQTGKNPYEAVIAAPFKGRNPWKVAAELNTLLDECNRLRCKLT; this is encoded by the coding sequence ATGTATAAATTTGCTGCAGCTTCGGTGAACGAACCCATTGTGTTTGGATCTGCTCGACCTGGATACAGCGATAAGCTAGTGAACGAGTGGATTGTGTTCATGGAGAATCAAAACATCAAGCGCGTCTGCTGTTTGCTTCCTGAAACTCAGCTAACCCGCTATTCAAATTTGCTTGAAGTTTACCAACAGACCTTCGGAATCAACCAAGTTTGTTGGACCCCGATCGAAGATTTTCATTTTGTCAATCCGGAAATTCTGATTTACCAGATTTTGCCATTCTTAGCCGTTGCCAACCAGAGTCATGAGAAAGTAGTCGTTCATTGCTCCGGTGGAGTTGGGCGCACCGGGCACATTTTAGCCGCTTGGCTTGTGGCTGGACGAGGACTCTCGAACAAAGCCGCGATCGCCGCCGTCAAACAAACTGGAAAAAATCCTTACGAAGCAGTCATCGCCGCCCCTTTCAAAGGTCGAAATCCGTGGAAAGTTGCAGCGGAACTCAATACCCTGCTAGATGAGTGCAATCGGCTTAGGTGTAAGTTGACTTAG
- the pstA gene encoding phosphate ABC transporter permease PstA, translated as MISPVSDKPSASYIGSLARSPMSSRTLLSTVMSVVAVLCGFLTLLPLIAVLSYVIIRGGSSLNLNLFTELPPPPLSQKGGIGNAIIGTLFMVGIGGLISIPFGVLAAIYLTEFSSGKLSRWIRFATNVLSGVPSIIAGVFAYGIVVARMGGFSAVAGGFALSILMLPIIVRTADEALQLVSQDLRTAAVGLGATNFQTVALVVVPAAVPAIVTGATLAIARAAGETAPLLFTALFSQYWPRDVFGPTASLAVLVYNFAISPFKNWQSLAWAASLILVLLVLLTSVIARVATSRTVR; from the coding sequence ATGATTTCTCCTGTTTCAGACAAGCCGTCTGCCAGCTATATCGGCAGCCTAGCTCGTTCTCCCATGTCTTCTCGGACTCTGTTGAGCACGGTGATGTCAGTCGTGGCAGTTCTCTGCGGTTTTCTCACGCTTTTGCCTTTGATAGCAGTGCTTTCTTACGTCATCATTCGAGGCGGGAGCAGTCTCAACCTCAACTTGTTTACCGAATTGCCACCACCACCATTGTCACAAAAAGGGGGTATTGGCAATGCCATCATAGGAACGCTATTTATGGTAGGAATCGGTGGTCTGATTAGCATTCCTTTTGGAGTTTTAGCAGCCATTTATTTAACTGAATTTAGCTCTGGTAAGCTATCGCGCTGGATTCGCTTTGCAACTAACGTTCTCAGTGGAGTCCCCTCAATCATTGCAGGTGTTTTTGCTTACGGTATTGTCGTAGCTAGGATGGGTGGATTCTCTGCGGTGGCTGGGGGATTTGCTTTGTCGATTTTGATGTTGCCAATTATCGTGCGAACAGCTGATGAAGCCTTGCAATTGGTATCACAAGATTTGCGAACTGCGGCTGTGGGATTAGGTGCCACTAACTTTCAGACAGTTGCACTCGTTGTTGTGCCAGCTGCAGTACCAGCAATTGTCACTGGTGCAACTTTGGCGATCGCCCGCGCCGCCGGAGAAACTGCACCTTTATTGTTTACGGCTCTCTTCTCTCAGTACTGGCCTCGCGATGTATTCGGACCGACAGCTTCTCTGGCTGTGTTGGTTTATAACTTCGCTATTTCTCCATTTAAAAATTGGCAGTCACTCGCTTGGGCGGCGTCTCTGATTTTGGTGCTTTTGGTTCTACTGACTAGCGTCATTGCTCGCGTGGCAACTAGTCGCACAGTTAGATAA
- a CDS encoding MotA/TolQ/ExbB proton channel family protein produces the protein MIGIYDTFLAGGLVMWPLLFLSIVTLACALERTWFWCKLIVRERRLVRKVLAAAEIGLEEAEAIALCGKDLSIGRFLVEPLKLRNPTPETFHLAIRAACDKECLEMRKGNRLLESAIAIAPLLGILGTANGLIAAFSNIKTGTNTTDFFAVTAGIAEALISSTTGIALAIIAFAIFRIFVILQLQQIDFFSKVGHELELIYLQRWNNVQLTIHSEQLTANSNQSIDDN, from the coding sequence ATGATCGGAATATACGATACCTTCCTGGCAGGCGGTCTCGTTATGTGGCCTCTGTTGTTTTTATCTATCGTGACTTTAGCTTGTGCGCTGGAAAGGACTTGGTTCTGGTGTAAGTTGATAGTTCGAGAGCGTCGATTGGTGCGGAAAGTGTTGGCAGCAGCCGAGATTGGCTTAGAGGAAGCAGAAGCGATCGCTTTGTGTGGTAAGGATTTATCGATAGGTCGCTTTTTAGTTGAGCCATTGAAACTAAGGAATCCAACACCCGAAACTTTTCACTTAGCCATAAGAGCTGCTTGCGATAAAGAATGCTTGGAAATGCGTAAAGGTAATCGGTTGCTAGAAAGTGCGATCGCGATCGCGCCTTTGTTAGGTATTTTAGGTACAGCAAATGGTCTGATTGCTGCTTTTAGTAACATTAAGACAGGCACAAATACAACTGATTTCTTTGCTGTAACGGCTGGTATAGCGGAGGCACTCATCAGCTCTACAACTGGAATTGCCCTAGCGATTATTGCATTTGCAATTTTCCGAATTTTTGTAATTTTGCAATTGCAGCAAATAGACTTTTTTTCTAAAGTGGGTCATGAATTAGAACTCATTTATTTACAACGTTGGAACAATGTCCAGTTAACAATTCACAGCGAACAGTTAACAGCAAATAGTAATCAGTCAATAGATGATAATTAA
- the pstS gene encoding phosphate ABC transporter substrate-binding protein PstS, with protein MKLSATVLNRVVAASAVTAVVAVGSSFTATAQAQTINGAGATFPAPLYERYAREIKKKYPKLGVNYQGVGSGAGIRQFIAGTVDFGASDAAMTDAEIAKVSRGTILVPTAGGAVAIVYNLPGVNNLKLSRKTLPGIFSGQITNWNDPQIKADNPGVNLPSQPIKPVVRADSSGTTFILTNHLSSISPYFKGRVGAGTAPKWTIANVLKGKGNPGVANFVARTAGSVGYVEYAFATANKLNSAQVQNKAGQFVAPSLESANQALSTVSFPENYRVFVSDPGQGYPVVGLTWLLVYKNYPDAAKGSAVKNFVNWALTDGQQINDDLNYTRIPASAAQKVIQTVNSSVK; from the coding sequence ATGAAATTATCAGCTACCGTTTTGAATCGTGTAGTTGCGGCTTCAGCTGTCACTGCTGTTGTTGCTGTCGGATCTTCTTTTACAGCAACTGCCCAAGCGCAAACTATTAATGGTGCAGGAGCGACGTTTCCTGCTCCTTTGTACGAACGTTATGCTCGTGAAATTAAGAAAAAGTATCCAAAGCTAGGTGTTAACTATCAAGGTGTTGGTAGCGGTGCGGGTATTCGCCAATTTATTGCTGGAACTGTTGACTTTGGTGCTAGTGATGCCGCAATGACTGACGCAGAGATAGCTAAAGTCAGCAGAGGAACTATCCTAGTACCTACTGCGGGTGGTGCTGTTGCTATTGTTTATAATCTTCCTGGTGTCAACAATCTAAAATTGTCTCGCAAGACCTTACCAGGTATTTTCTCCGGTCAAATCACTAACTGGAATGATCCTCAAATTAAAGCGGATAATCCTGGTGTAAATCTACCAAGTCAGCCGATCAAACCTGTTGTTCGCGCTGACAGTAGCGGTACTACTTTTATTTTGACAAATCATTTAAGTAGCATTAGCCCTTATTTTAAGGGCAGAGTTGGTGCAGGAACTGCTCCAAAGTGGACAATCGCCAATGTTCTCAAAGGGAAAGGAAACCCAGGTGTTGCTAACTTCGTGGCTCGTACCGCAGGGTCTGTTGGTTATGTTGAGTACGCTTTTGCCACAGCAAACAAACTGAACTCAGCACAAGTACAGAACAAAGCAGGACAATTTGTCGCTCCTTCTTTAGAGTCTGCAAACCAAGCTTTGTCAACTGTCAGTTTCCCTGAGAACTACCGAGTTTTTGTTAGTGACCCAGGACAAGGTTACCCCGTTGTTGGTCTAACCTGGCTGTTGGTTTATAAAAATTATCCCGACGCTGCTAAAGGATCTGCTGTGAAAAACTTTGTGAATTGGGCATTAACTGACGGTCAACAAATCAATGACGACCTCAACTACACCCGGATTCCAGCATCTGCAGCACAAAAGGTAATACAAACAGTAAACAGTTCTGTTAAATAG
- the pstC gene encoding phosphate ABC transporter permease subunit PstC, which yields MNTQIDILQSQIRPRSNLEKSLDRGFIWLTRIFALAVVVILLWISIQVAIEAMPALQKFGVSFLVTSVWNPVKSEYGVLPQIYGTLVSALIGLLIAVPIGVGTAVLLSENLLPSSVRMILVFLVELLAAIPSVVYGVWGVFVLVPLLSGFGKWANANLGFIPIFSTPPTGPGMLSAGVILAIMTLPIITAISRDALISVPSSLRQAAMGLGATRWETILKVLIPAAFSGIVSAVMLGLGRAMGETMAVTMLIGNANVINVSVFAPANTISSLLANQFAEASGLQVSALMYAALVLFVLTLLVNILAELIVVQAKRI from the coding sequence ATGAATACACAAATCGACATTCTTCAATCTCAAATTAGACCTCGCTCTAACTTGGAAAAGTCTCTGGATAGAGGTTTTATTTGGCTGACTCGGATTTTTGCACTGGCAGTGGTAGTTATTTTGCTGTGGATCTCCATACAGGTTGCCATTGAGGCGATGCCCGCACTCCAAAAGTTTGGAGTTAGCTTTTTGGTTACAAGCGTTTGGAACCCAGTCAAGAGTGAGTATGGAGTGCTACCGCAAATATATGGGACTTTGGTAAGCGCTTTGATTGGTTTGCTCATAGCCGTACCAATCGGCGTTGGCACGGCGGTCTTACTGAGCGAAAATTTGCTTCCATCCTCAGTCAGAATGATACTAGTTTTCTTAGTAGAACTACTGGCAGCGATTCCTAGTGTTGTCTATGGAGTCTGGGGAGTTTTCGTTTTAGTTCCTTTATTATCAGGATTTGGAAAATGGGCAAACGCTAACTTGGGCTTTATACCTATTTTTAGCACTCCTCCCACAGGACCAGGGATGTTAAGCGCAGGCGTCATCTTGGCAATTATGACGTTGCCAATCATTACAGCAATCTCCCGCGATGCACTGATCTCTGTGCCCTCTAGTTTGCGCCAAGCTGCTATGGGACTTGGTGCCACCCGGTGGGAAACGATTTTAAAAGTTTTAATTCCAGCGGCTTTTTCAGGCATTGTGAGTGCTGTGATGCTGGGGTTGGGTCGGGCGATGGGAGAAACAATGGCTGTGACGATGCTGATTGGCAACGCAAACGTGATTAATGTTTCTGTGTTTGCACCAGCCAATACGATTTCTTCTCTGTTGGCAAATCAATTTGCGGAAGCCAGTGGTCTGCAAGTCAGTGCTCTGATGTATGCCGCATTAGTTTTGTTTGTGTTGACTCTGCTCGTGAACATTTTAGCAGAGTTAATTGTTGTGCAAGCCAAGCGAATATAG
- the pstB gene encoding phosphate ABC transporter ATP-binding protein PstB, translating to MSKLKPAIKVRNLSFYYGTSKALEGVSMDIHENHVTAIIGPSGCGKSTFIKCLNRISELEGPVKVDGSVEFYNQNIYGSRVNLNRLRRQIGMVFQKPNLFPMSIYDNVVYGIRIAGWHPRAELDAIVESALRGAAIWEEVKDKLHKSALGLSGGQQQRLCIARALAVKPKVLLMDEPCSALDPIATMKIEELIYSLREELTIAIVTHNMQQAARVSDFTAFFSTDESRIGQMVEFGETTQIFSNALDSRTRDYTSGRFG from the coding sequence ATGAGTAAGTTAAAACCAGCCATCAAAGTTAGGAATCTCAGCTTCTACTACGGCACCTCCAAGGCATTGGAAGGTGTCTCAATGGATATCCATGAGAACCATGTAACCGCAATCATTGGTCCAAGTGGTTGTGGTAAATCAACGTTCATTAAATGTCTCAATCGCATTAGCGAGTTAGAAGGACCCGTAAAAGTTGATGGTTCCGTAGAATTTTACAATCAAAATATTTACGGTTCCCGTGTCAACTTAAACCGTCTGCGCCGCCAAATAGGGATGGTGTTTCAAAAACCCAACCTTTTCCCCATGAGCATTTACGATAACGTGGTCTACGGGATCAGAATTGCAGGCTGGCATCCAAGAGCAGAATTAGATGCAATTGTCGAATCAGCCCTCAGAGGTGCAGCTATTTGGGAAGAGGTAAAAGATAAACTGCATAAATCCGCGTTGGGACTCTCCGGAGGTCAGCAACAGCGATTGTGTATTGCTCGTGCTTTAGCTGTAAAACCAAAAGTTTTGTTGATGGATGAGCCTTGTTCGGCACTCGATCCTATTGCCACAATGAAAATTGAGGAACTTATTTACAGCTTGCGCGAAGAACTCACAATTGCGATCGTGACTCACAATATGCAACAAGCAGCGCGTGTTTCTGATTTTACCGCTTTCTTCAGTACTGATGAAAGTCGAATTGGTCAAATGGTGGAATTTGGAGAAACGACTCAAATATTTAGTAATGCCCTTGATTCTCGGACTCGTGATTATACCTCTGGGCGTTTTGGTTAA
- the pstB gene encoding phosphate ABC transporter ATP-binding protein PstB — protein MATQTKTENQTKIVLRTEDLNVYYGKFLALSKIWLEIPQNRVTAFIGPSGCGKSTLLRCYNRLNDSIVGFRTEGKVYYQAENLYAPHIDPVLVRRRIGMVFQRPNPFPKSIYDNIAFGPRLNGFKGNMDELVERSLRQAALWDEVKDKLRQSGLSLSGGQQQRLCIARALAVQPEVILMDEPCSALDPISTIRVENLLHELKQHYTIIIVTHNMQQALRVSDLTAFFNVQTTDNGNRTGYLVEYDSTEAIFQDPKQEDTKEYVSGKFG, from the coding sequence ATGGCAACTCAGACAAAGACCGAAAATCAAACGAAAATTGTTTTACGTACAGAGGATCTCAACGTCTACTACGGCAAATTTTTAGCGTTAAGCAAGATTTGGCTTGAGATTCCTCAAAATCGAGTGACTGCTTTCATTGGTCCTTCTGGATGTGGAAAAAGTACCTTACTACGGTGTTATAACCGCCTCAACGACTCAATTGTAGGGTTTCGTACTGAAGGAAAAGTTTATTACCAGGCAGAAAATTTGTATGCACCTCACATCGACCCTGTTTTAGTACGTCGTAGGATTGGAATGGTGTTTCAAAGACCAAACCCATTTCCAAAGTCAATTTATGACAATATAGCCTTTGGTCCCAGGCTCAACGGTTTCAAAGGGAATATGGATGAGTTGGTAGAGCGATCGCTCCGACAAGCGGCTTTGTGGGATGAAGTCAAAGATAAACTACGCCAAAGTGGTTTATCCTTGTCTGGAGGACAACAACAGCGCTTGTGTATTGCGCGTGCGCTCGCAGTGCAGCCAGAAGTCATTCTGATGGATGAACCTTGCTCCGCACTTGACCCCATCTCCACCATACGGGTTGAAAACTTGCTGCACGAACTCAAACAGCATTACACAATTATTATTGTGACTCACAATATGCAACAAGCTTTACGAGTGTCCGATCTGACTGCCTTTTTTAACGTTCAAACAACAGACAACGGCAATCGTACTGGTTACCTTGTAGAGTATGACAGCACAGAAGCCATTTTCCAAGATCCCAAACAGGAAGATACTAAAGAGTACGTTAGTGGTAAGTTTGGTTGA
- a CDS encoding NUDIX hydrolase: protein MSRKVSKVFQQSGVIPYRVKNGNIEVLLITSRNSQNWGIPKGGVTDGMSPAASAVKEAWEEAGVVGQVDAYKLNTYEYRKKGKTYKVKMFLLPVETVLEDYPEVGQRQRQWVNVIQAVRQVKKGSVKRILKEFGLPSMQTYVDEVYKQL, encoded by the coding sequence ATGAGTCGCAAAGTCAGCAAAGTATTTCAGCAATCTGGGGTGATTCCCTATAGAGTAAAAAATGGAAACATCGAAGTCTTGTTGATTACGAGCCGCAACAGTCAAAATTGGGGAATTCCCAAAGGTGGTGTTACAGATGGAATGAGTCCGGCGGCTTCAGCAGTAAAAGAGGCATGGGAAGAAGCTGGGGTTGTAGGGCAAGTAGATGCTTATAAACTTAACACTTACGAATATCGTAAAAAAGGCAAGACATACAAGGTCAAGATGTTTTTGTTACCAGTCGAAACAGTATTAGAAGATTATCCAGAAGTAGGTCAAAGACAGAGGCAGTGGGTAAATGTAATACAAGCTGTTAGGCAGGTTAAGAAAGGTTCAGTCAAACGAATCCTTAAAGAGTTCGGGTTGCCATCTATGCAGACATATGTCGATGAAGTCTATAAACAACTATGA
- the pstA gene encoding phosphate ABC transporter permease PstA, protein MTSHQDSEINKSVVAEIYSPLPPIRLVFNYGMTAVAFLLSALALIPLLSLLWEIVGRGLKSLKPSMFVTPVIYDGFGNAIVGTLIMVSIAALFSVPTGIMTGIYLSEIGKGTQIGRIVRFVASVLTGVPSIVVGIFAFGVIVLVTKQFSAFAGGFALAVLMLPVVVLTTEEALKLVPTSMRLGSAALGGTRFQTIFRVVVTAALPAITTGVLLAVARAAGETAPLIFTSLFSLDWSTDLNGPTASLSVLIFNLYNDPTPEKTAIVWTTSLVLVGMILIISILSRVFTRKRNA, encoded by the coding sequence ATGACAAGTCATCAAGATTCTGAAATAAATAAATCTGTGGTAGCAGAAATATATAGTCCTCTACCACCAATAAGGCTAGTATTTAACTATGGAATGACTGCAGTAGCATTCTTACTCTCAGCTTTAGCTTTGATTCCTTTGCTGTCACTGTTATGGGAAATCGTTGGGCGGGGGTTAAAAAGTCTAAAACCATCCATGTTTGTGACACCGGTCATTTACGATGGTTTTGGAAACGCAATTGTTGGGACTCTAATTATGGTGTCAATAGCTGCACTATTTAGTGTTCCTACAGGGATCATGACGGGTATATATCTGTCAGAGATAGGAAAAGGAACTCAAATTGGACGCATTGTTCGCTTTGTGGCTTCCGTGCTCACAGGCGTTCCTTCCATTGTGGTAGGGATCTTTGCCTTTGGTGTCATTGTATTAGTGACAAAGCAATTTAGTGCGTTCGCAGGTGGTTTTGCTTTGGCAGTCTTGATGCTGCCAGTTGTTGTACTTACCACTGAAGAGGCTTTAAAACTTGTTCCTACCTCCATGCGTTTGGGATCCGCTGCTTTAGGAGGAACTCGTTTTCAAACTATATTTCGTGTCGTTGTCACTGCTGCACTCCCTGCTATTACGACAGGGGTTTTACTAGCTGTCGCCCGTGCTGCGGGTGAAACAGCTCCCTTGATTTTTACATCTTTGTTCAGTTTAGATTGGTCAACCGATCTAAATGGTCCAACGGCGTCACTATCAGTGTTAATTTTTAATTTGTACAATGATCCTACACCAGAAAAAACAGCCATAGTCTGGACAACTTCTCTGGTCTTAGTTGGGATGATTCTAATAATTAGCATTCTCTCTCGGGTCTTTACGAGAAAGAGAAACGCTTAA
- a CDS encoding MgtC/SapB family protein: MNEMFFSPSDWQSVSFRLVVALLVGGAIGINRQRTGRPAGLRTFMIVSLGAALFVMIPLQIEFNGSLSDNLLARSTALNAMARIAQGIATGVGFLGAGIILRQQRSDFGKEEIKGLTTAASIWLAGGLGAASGCGLWRMSLIGTLLALVVLSVVKKLKKSNLIPQNPKSEETEKSETKI, from the coding sequence ATGAATGAGATGTTTTTTAGTCCGAGTGATTGGCAGAGTGTAAGTTTTCGGCTAGTTGTGGCTCTACTAGTTGGTGGTGCAATTGGTATTAACCGCCAGCGAACTGGTAGACCAGCTGGGTTAAGAACTTTTATGATAGTCAGTCTGGGTGCTGCTCTTTTTGTGATGATACCCTTGCAGATAGAGTTTAACGGTAGTTTGTCTGATAATCTTCTGGCTCGCTCTACAGCTCTGAATGCTATGGCTCGCATTGCCCAAGGGATAGCAACAGGCGTCGGATTTCTAGGAGCTGGAATCATTCTACGACAGCAAAGGTCGGACTTTGGTAAGGAAGAAATTAAGGGGCTAACTACCGCAGCCAGTATTTGGCTCGCGGGTGGATTGGGAGCTGCGTCTGGCTGTGGTTTATGGCGAATGAGTCTGATAGGTACGCTCTTAGCGCTGGTGGTTCTGAGTGTAGTCAAAAAACTCAAAAAGTCTAATTTGATCCCTCAAAATCCCAAGTCAGAGGAAACAGAAAAGTCGGAGACAAAAATTTAA